In one window of Fusobacteria bacterium ZRK30 DNA:
- a CDS encoding response regulator transcription factor has product MKKILLVEDDKKLSRVLSLQLSYEGYSSDIARDGFDALIKFEEGDYDLILLDIMLPKVDGYEVCKRIRKTSDIPIIMLTAKEEIGDKIIGLDIGADDYVVKPFSYGELTARIRANLRKTKKEDTLILTYKDLTLDSNKRIVIRDGNEINLSKQEFDLLEYLLINSGIAMSRDKILAKIWGDEDYSNPNVLDVYIKYLRDKIDKEYDEKLIKTIRGIGYSLR; this is encoded by the coding sequence ATGAAAAAAATACTGTTAGTAGAAGATGATAAAAAACTTTCAAGAGTCTTAAGTTTACAACTTTCATATGAGGGGTATAGTTCAGATATAGCAAGAGATGGTTTTGATGCTTTGATAAAATTTGAAGAAGGAGATTACGATCTTATACTCTTGGATATAATGCTTCCTAAGGTAGACGGATATGAAGTCTGTAAAAGGATAAGAAAAACATCCGATATACCCATAATAATGCTCACTGCAAAGGAAGAAATAGGAGATAAAATAATAGGTTTGGATATAGGAGCAGATGACTATGTGGTTAAGCCTTTTAGCTATGGAGAATTGACTGCCCGGATAAGAGCAAATTTAAGGAAAACTAAAAAAGAAGATACCCTTATATTGACATACAAAGATTTAACCTTAGATTCAAATAAAAGAATAGTTATAAGGGATGGAAATGAAATCAATCTTTCTAAACAAGAGTTTGATCTCCTTGAATATCTTCTTATAAATAGTGGAATAGCTATGAGTAGAGATAAAATACTAGCTAAAATATGGGGAGATGAGGACTATTCTAACCCTAATGTATTGGATGTATATATAAAATATTTAAGAGATAAAATAGACAAAGAATATGATGAAAAATTGATAAAAACTATAAGAGGGATTGGATATAGTCTCAGATAA
- a CDS encoding ATP-binding protein, whose translation MNIIFTYVIVFVGTLLFLNVLIYQLSSKMIINIKKDTFYTNKDFFLENIKGLEEKNVVMSKKRLEVEINKVRAHSRDFYIRILNPNGIEVGEIPRDISLDLKQYNKIVLLEGKNHEEYFYLDEVRQYNGNDYIFQYLLITDYEEYFKVLMQVLIIIELLSIFIAIFLGIRIGNKVITPINRISDLTEKITAENLDQRLPIGDQPDEISRLSKLINTMFERLDQSFDDQRDFVSNISHELRTPIAVMKGYLDLYRKVGPDNKELLEEAMTAIEEENESMNRMIEKLLFMARKDIENFKLNIDTIDIKNLFKKLKNDYGSIEESGGLKTSVESDSLLKCDQDILIQILRALIDNAIKYGENKGIELGYYERPAEAVIYVKDFGNGIDSGEIDKIFDRFYRGDKSRNRDNGSVGLGLSIVKKLTELHGCEVNVKSKIGEGTTFEIIFAKNGGTNEKNTVSRR comes from the coding sequence ATGAATATCATTTTTACTTATGTAATTGTATTTGTAGGGACACTTCTCTTTTTAAATGTTCTTATATACCAGCTATCTAGTAAAATGATTATTAATATAAAAAAGGATACTTTTTATACAAACAAAGATTTTTTCCTTGAAAATATTAAAGGTCTTGAAGAAAAAAATGTTGTAATGTCTAAAAAAAGATTAGAAGTTGAGATAAATAAAGTCAGGGCACACAGTAGAGATTTTTATATAAGGATATTAAATCCCAATGGAATTGAGGTAGGGGAAATACCGAGAGATATAAGTCTTGATTTAAAACAATACAACAAGATAGTCCTATTAGAAGGAAAAAATCATGAAGAATATTTTTATCTCGATGAAGTACGTCAATATAATGGAAATGATTATATATTTCAATATTTGCTAATTACGGATTATGAAGAATATTTTAAAGTGCTGATGCAGGTACTTATTATAATAGAATTACTTAGCATTTTTATAGCAATATTTTTAGGGATAAGAATTGGAAATAAAGTCATTACACCTATAAATAGAATAAGTGATCTGACTGAGAAAATAACTGCTGAAAATTTAGATCAAAGGCTCCCTATAGGGGATCAACCAGATGAAATTTCAAGGTTATCCAAACTTATTAATACAATGTTTGAAAGATTAGATCAGTCATTTGATGATCAGAGGGATTTTGTATCAAACATATCTCATGAACTTCGGACCCCTATAGCTGTTATGAAGGGTTATTTAGATCTTTATAGAAAGGTCGGACCAGATAATAAAGAACTTTTAGAAGAAGCTATGACAGCTATAGAAGAAGAAAATGAAAGTATGAACAGGATGATTGAAAAACTTCTTTTTATGGCAAGAAAAGACATAGAAAATTTTAAATTAAACATAGATACAATAGATATAAAAAATCTTTTTAAAAAATTAAAAAATGATTATGGCTCAATAGAGGAAAGCGGGGGATTAAAGACTTCTGTCGAATCAGATTCACTTCTTAAATGTGATCAGGATATTCTTATTCAAATACTTCGTGCACTTATTGATAATGCAATAAAATATGGTGAAAATAAAGGGATAGAACTTGGATACTACGAAAGACCTGCTGAGGCTGTAATCTATGTAAAAGATTTTGGAAACGGAATTGATTCAGGTGAGATAGATAAAATTTTTGATAGATTTTACAGGGGAGATAAATCCAGGAATAGAGATAACGGAAGTGTAGGTCTAGGACTTTCTATAGTTAAAAAATTAACCGAACTCCATGGGTGTGAGGTAAATGTAAAGAGTAAAATAGGAGAAGGCACTACTTTCGAAATCATATTTGCTAAAAATGGAGGAACAAATGAAAAAAATACTGTTAGTAGAAGATGA
- the gcvH gene encoding glycine cleavage system protein GcvH, whose product MEKLLYSKNHEWIKKEGNIALIGITDHAQKSLGEIVYVELPEVDDEFEVEEAFGVIESVKAASDSYMPVSGKIIEINEALEDSPTLLNEDPYGTWIIKIELSDEGELESLLDLAAYNELCEEDN is encoded by the coding sequence ATGGAAAAATTACTTTATTCAAAAAATCACGAATGGATAAAAAAAGAGGGAAATATAGCACTTATAGGAATTACTGATCATGCACAAAAATCATTGGGAGAAATTGTGTATGTAGAACTTCCCGAGGTTGATGATGAGTTTGAAGTTGAAGAAGCTTTCGGTGTTATCGAGTCTGTAAAAGCAGCTTCAGATTCATATATGCCTGTATCAGGAAAAATCATCGAAATTAATGAAGCTTTAGAAGACAGCCCTACTTTATTAAATGAAGATCCGTATGGAACTTGGATTATAAAAATTGAACTTTCAGATGAAGGAGAATTAGAGTCATTATTAGACCTAGCAGCATACAATGAATTATGCGAGGAGGATAATTAA
- a CDS encoding 4Fe-4S binding protein has translation MENKLKIRELRDFIRFLTVLLLVPWLGWFTKNLFGVKIDFEVEMVTFLFFIVFGSFWCGWLCPFGNLSYFIEKIGRNLFPSLQFFPKGRLDKILRLLKYVFLSGFVYLIIAGGYDYFWGSHMAIYKSNAISLEFLKFKKYMIIIIPLLIPRFFCKYICPQKAMYNIIHKFLPILVVERDEKKCVSCGRCDRACPMDIKVSKEKKICGKDCISCFNCVDGETCPAKIDALKLKFLGKKVNPGLFSLVVLILYLITTYSVIQLLS, from the coding sequence ATGGAAAATAAATTAAAAATAAGGGAACTTAGAGATTTTATAAGGTTTTTGACCGTACTTTTATTGGTACCCTGGTTAGGGTGGTTTACAAAAAACTTATTTGGAGTAAAAATTGATTTTGAGGTAGAGATGGTAACATTTTTATTTTTTATTGTATTTGGAAGTTTTTGGTGTGGGTGGTTGTGTCCTTTTGGAAATCTATCTTATTTTATAGAAAAAATTGGTAGAAATCTTTTTCCCAGTTTACAGTTTTTCCCTAAAGGGAGATTGGACAAAATTTTGAGGTTGCTAAAATATGTATTTTTATCAGGATTCGTTTATTTGATAATAGCAGGGGGATATGATTATTTTTGGGGAAGCCACATGGCAATATATAAATCTAATGCTATATCTCTTGAATTTTTAAAATTTAAAAAATACATGATCATAATTATTCCCTTACTAATCCCAAGATTTTTCTGTAAATATATATGCCCGCAAAAAGCTATGTATAATATAATTCATAAATTTTTACCAATTTTAGTTGTAGAAAGAGATGAAAAAAAATGTGTATCCTGCGGTAGATGTGATAGGGCCTGTCCAATGGATATAAAAGTGTCTAAAGAAAAGAAAATATGTGGAAAAGATTGTATTTCATGTTTCAATTGTGTAGACGGTGAAACCTGCCCTGCTAAAATAGATGCTCTGAAACTAAAGTTTTTGGGGAAAAAAGTAAATCCAGGTCTATTTTCATTAGTCGTATTAATATTATATCTAATAACTACATATTCAGTTATTCAGTTATTGAGTTAA
- the lipA gene encoding lipoyl synthase, with the protein MKDSRVAKPEWLKINLGSVKGFQNIENILKELNLKTVCKEANCPNRAECYSSGTATFLIMGGICTRKCKFCNVKDGSPKSLDIDEPKHIAEAVKKLKLNYVVITSVTRDDLADGGAGHFSEVIKEIRKIDKDVRIEILIPDLKGSEDSLKIVLKAMPEVLNHNIETIPRLYELVRPEAEYNRSLEILKMSKAIDPKIKTKSGIMLGLGETREEVIEVFKDLRKNSCDLLTIGQYLRPSAEHYPMSEYVTPEEFEWYKQKAEEMGFEGVASGPLVRSSYKAWQLYND; encoded by the coding sequence ATGAAAGACAGCAGAGTAGCAAAACCAGAATGGTTAAAAATAAACTTAGGAAGTGTTAAAGGGTTTCAAAATATAGAAAATATATTAAAGGAATTAAACTTAAAAACAGTATGTAAAGAAGCAAACTGCCCTAACAGAGCAGAATGTTACTCTAGTGGAACTGCGACCTTTTTGATAATGGGAGGGATCTGCACTAGAAAGTGTAAATTTTGTAATGTAAAAGATGGCTCACCAAAAAGCTTGGATATTGATGAACCTAAACATATCGCTGAGGCTGTGAAAAAACTTAAATTAAATTATGTAGTAATTACATCAGTAACCCGGGATGATTTGGCTGATGGCGGTGCCGGCCATTTTTCTGAAGTTATAAAGGAGATAAGAAAGATAGACAAGGATGTCAGAATTGAAATATTGATTCCTGATTTAAAAGGGAGTGAAGACTCTTTAAAAATAGTTCTAAAGGCAATGCCGGAAGTATTAAACCATAATATCGAAACAATCCCAAGGTTGTATGAACTCGTAAGACCAGAGGCCGAATACAATAGGAGTTTGGAGATCTTAAAGATGTCAAAGGCAATCGATCCAAAAATTAAAACGAAATCCGGAATAATGTTAGGACTGGGGGAAACTCGAGAAGAAGTTATTGAAGTCTTTAAAGACTTGAGGAAAAATTCTTGTGATCTATTAACTATTGGTCAATATTTGAGACCATCTGCAGAACACTACCCTATGTCTGAATATGTAACTCCTGAAGAGTTTGAATGGTACAAACAAAAAGCTGAAGAAATGGGCTTTGAAGGGGTGGCTTCTGGACCTCTTGTTAGAAGTTCTTACAAAGCTTGGCAACTATATAATGATTAA
- the gcvPA gene encoding aminomethyl-transferring glycine dehydrogenase subunit GcvPA gives MYRYIPATEDDRKEMLDVIGINSVEELFDDIPEDLKQSQPLNIGAPMSEIELKKRIEELGNKNLSDLICFRGAGAYDHYIPAAVNHLISRSEFYTAYTPYQPEISQGTLQCIFEYQTMIANLTGMFASNASMYDGATSAAEGAMVAATVTKRKEIVVSRSVNPETRKVLETYCKFRDIKVVEVELDEGVTSVKGLKDKISDKTAGVIVQSPNFFGIIEDLDEIRENITDKKTKYIVYTDLVAMGMLKTPGESGADIVVGDAQSFSSGLAYGGPYLGFMAITKELIRKMPGRIVGESVDQDGKRSYVLTLQAREQHIRRYKATSNICSNHALNALAATICMSLLGKVGLEKMAEQCYKKSNYTLSKILETGRYKLKFNRPFFKEFVIEGEESPEVINEKLLKDGILGGYPLEKEYPELKNTSLVCTTEKRSKSEIDSFAKRMGEI, from the coding sequence ATGTATAGATATATACCGGCTACGGAGGACGATAGAAAAGAGATGTTAGATGTAATTGGTATTAACAGCGTCGAGGAACTTTTTGATGATATTCCTGAAGATTTAAAACAAAGTCAACCTTTAAATATTGGTGCACCTATGTCTGAAATAGAGTTGAAAAAAAGAATAGAAGAATTGGGTAATAAGAATTTATCAGATCTTATATGTTTTAGGGGAGCAGGGGCATACGATCACTATATTCCTGCAGCAGTTAACCACTTGATCAGCCGCTCTGAATTTTATACAGCTTATACACCATATCAACCTGAAATCAGTCAGGGAACATTACAATGTATATTTGAATATCAGACGATGATAGCTAATTTAACCGGGATGTTTGCATCCAATGCTTCCATGTATGACGGTGCTACATCAGCAGCAGAAGGAGCTATGGTAGCAGCAACTGTTACTAAAAGAAAGGAGATCGTCGTTTCCAGAAGTGTTAATCCTGAGACAAGAAAAGTTCTTGAAACATATTGTAAATTTAGAGATATAAAGGTAGTAGAGGTAGAACTGGATGAAGGTGTTACTTCTGTTAAAGGTTTAAAGGATAAAATTTCTGATAAAACAGCAGGAGTAATAGTGCAAAGTCCTAATTTTTTTGGAATAATTGAAGATTTGGATGAAATCAGAGAGAATATTACAGATAAAAAAACAAAATATATTGTCTATACAGACCTTGTAGCAATGGGAATGCTTAAAACTCCCGGGGAATCTGGAGCAGATATCGTTGTTGGAGATGCCCAGAGTTTTAGCAGCGGACTTGCATATGGTGGACCTTATCTAGGATTTATGGCAATAACCAAAGAACTTATCAGAAAGATGCCTGGAAGGATAGTTGGAGAAAGTGTAGATCAAGATGGTAAAAGATCCTATGTTTTAACTCTCCAGGCAAGGGAGCAGCATATCAGAAGGTATAAAGCCACTTCTAATATTTGTTCAAATCATGCATTAAATGCTTTAGCTGCTACTATTTGTATGAGTCTTTTGGGAAAAGTAGGATTAGAAAAGATGGCTGAGCAGTGTTATAAAAAATCTAATTATACATTGAGTAAAATCCTGGAAACTGGTAGATATAAATTAAAATTTAATAGACCTTTCTTCAAGGAATTTGTAATAGAGGGGGAGGAGTCTCCTGAAGTTATCAATGAAAAATTATTAAAGGATGGTATTTTAGGTGGGTATCCTCTGGAAAAAGAATATCCGGAATTAAAAAATACATCTTTAGTTTGTACTACGGAAAAAAGAAGTAAGTCAGAGATCGATAGTTTTGCTAAGAGGATGGGTGAGATATAG
- the gcvT gene encoding glycine cleavage system aminomethyltransferase GcvT: MIKEDKMELKKTSLNEVHKKLGGKLVDFAGWELPIQFEGIKAEHLAVRERAGLFDVSHMGEITIDGLEALKFVDYLVANNASVMNDSQVMYTFMCNEKGGVVDDLLVYKYTNEKILLVVNASNIEKDYRWIEEKSKNFDVVTKNISDDVSQIAIQGPKAQEILQKITGIDLNEIKFFTFNSKVLLSGIECLVSRTGYTGEDGFEIYLDNDKAAFIVEELLNVGGEDLSPIGLGARDTLRFEAGLPLYGNELRDDVTPLESGLGFFVKLEAGDFIGKDILVAQKKEGLKRRTAGFKLIGKGIARGGYKAFADGKEIGVVTTGYQLPGQKESIGIALIDIEYAKIGKNLQIEIRNKLVDAEVISKKFLEKKYKK, encoded by the coding sequence ATGATTAAGGAGGATAAAATGGAATTGAAAAAAACATCGTTAAATGAAGTACATAAAAAACTAGGTGGTAAATTAGTAGACTTTGCAGGGTGGGAACTACCTATTCAGTTTGAGGGAATAAAAGCAGAACACCTGGCTGTCAGGGAAAGAGCCGGTCTCTTTGATGTATCTCATATGGGAGAAATTACTATTGATGGTTTAGAAGCTTTAAAATTTGTAGACTATTTAGTTGCCAATAATGCAAGTGTTATGAATGATAGTCAAGTGATGTATACATTTATGTGTAATGAAAAAGGTGGCGTTGTCGATGACTTGCTTGTCTATAAATATACCAATGAAAAGATATTATTGGTAGTAAATGCATCTAATATTGAAAAAGATTACAGATGGATAGAAGAAAAATCTAAAAATTTTGATGTTGTAACAAAAAACATATCTGATGATGTTTCACAAATTGCAATCCAAGGACCTAAAGCTCAAGAGATCCTTCAAAAGATTACAGGTATTGACTTAAATGAGATAAAATTCTTTACATTCAATTCTAAAGTTCTACTATCTGGAATAGAATGCCTGGTTTCAAGGACTGGATATACTGGAGAGGATGGATTTGAAATATATCTGGATAATGATAAAGCTGCTTTTATTGTAGAAGAACTACTAAATGTCGGCGGGGAAGACCTTTCTCCTATAGGACTAGGAGCCAGGGATACACTTAGGTTTGAAGCAGGTTTACCACTTTATGGAAATGAATTGCGGGATGATGTTACTCCTCTTGAATCAGGACTTGGTTTCTTTGTAAAGTTAGAGGCTGGAGATTTTATAGGAAAAGATATCCTCGTAGCACAAAAAAAAGAAGGATTAAAACGAAGAACTGCTGGATTTAAATTAATTGGAAAAGGGATTGCCAGAGGCGGCTATAAAGCCTTTGCCGATGGAAAAGAAATAGGAGTTGTCACAACGGGCTATCAGCTTCCTGGACAAAAAGAAAGTATTGGTATTGCTCTTATAGATATAGAATATGCTAAAATAGGCAAAAATCTTCAAATTGAAATTAGAAATAAACTTGTAGATGCAGAAGTAATCAGTAAAAAGTTTTTAGAAAAAAAATACAAAAAATAA
- a CDS encoding serine hydroxymethyltransferase, whose translation MGNKQLSNIDKEVFDQIINERERQENGIELIASENFVSKAVMEAVGSEFTNKYAEGYPDKRYYGGCEHVDVVEKLAIDRLSELFGCKYANVQPHSGSQANMAVYMALINTGDKVLGMALDQGGHLTHGHFVNFSGSLYDIVSYKLTEKEQIIDYNNIREMALKEKPKLIIAGASAYSREIDFKKFREIADEVGAYLMVDMAHIAGLVAAGLHNNPVPYAHVVTSTTHKTLRGPRGGIILSNDEDIMKKINKTIFPGIQGGPLMHVIAGKAVAFKEALSDDFKEYQKQVVKNAKILGETLVERGFNLVSGGTDNHMFLVDLQNKGITGKEAERILLESDITTNKNAVPNDPQKPFVTSGIRIGTPAVTTRGMKEKEMVKIANMVADIIEGKSEKNYRKEVQALAAEFPINR comes from the coding sequence ATGGGCAATAAACAACTTAGTAATATTGATAAAGAGGTCTTTGACCAAATAATCAATGAAAGGGAGAGACAGGAGAATGGAATTGAGTTAATTGCCTCTGAAAATTTTGTATCTAAAGCTGTAATGGAGGCAGTGGGTTCGGAATTTACAAATAAATATGCTGAAGGATATCCCGATAAAAGATACTACGGTGGTTGTGAACATGTAGATGTTGTGGAAAAGCTTGCAATTGATAGATTGAGTGAGCTCTTTGGCTGTAAATATGCAAACGTCCAGCCTCACTCTGGTTCTCAAGCTAATATGGCTGTGTATATGGCTCTTATAAATACAGGAGATAAAGTTTTAGGCATGGCACTGGATCAGGGGGGACACCTTACTCATGGCCACTTTGTAAACTTTTCAGGTTCTCTCTATGATATAGTTTCATATAAATTAACTGAAAAAGAGCAGATCATTGATTATAACAATATTAGAGAAATGGCTCTGAAAGAAAAACCAAAGTTGATTATAGCAGGAGCCAGCGCTTATTCAAGGGAGATAGACTTTAAAAAATTTAGAGAAATAGCAGATGAAGTAGGAGCGTATCTTATGGTAGATATGGCACATATTGCAGGTCTTGTGGCTGCAGGTCTTCATAATAACCCTGTCCCATACGCTCATGTTGTTACATCTACAACTCATAAGACATTACGTGGACCTCGTGGAGGAATTATACTTTCAAATGATGAAGATATTATGAAAAAAATTAATAAAACTATCTTTCCGGGGATTCAAGGTGGACCTCTAATGCACGTAATTGCAGGTAAAGCAGTGGCATTTAAAGAAGCTCTTTCAGATGACTTTAAAGAATACCAAAAACAGGTTGTTAAAAATGCAAAGATCCTTGGCGAAACTCTCGTAGAAAGAGGATTTAATTTAGTTTCTGGGGGGACAGATAATCATATGTTCCTTGTTGATCTGCAAAATAAAGGAATCACTGGTAAAGAAGCTGAAAGAATACTTCTGGAGTCAGATATCACTACAAACAAAAATGCCGTTCCAAATGATCCTCAAAAACCCTTTGTAACAAGTGGAATAAGAATAGGGACTCCTGCTGTAACTACTAGAGGGATGAAGGAGAAAGAGATGGTTAAGATTGCTAATATGGTTGCAGATATTATAGAAGGAAAATCTGAAAAAAACTATAGGAAAGAAGTTCAGGCTTTAGCAGCAGAATTTCCAATAAACAGATGA
- a CDS encoding MFS transporter, whose product MSKITYEIDIASKQNKVWNKNFTLLTIGSFISMMGSYMASLAISFTVFDMTKSVFLFAMFNVAYYIPKLVVTPLLGPIIDKYSRKKIVIGTDCCYCLLFFLLPVIIYFTEFSLPLYLGFNFLISLLDSVYSAAFTTLLPDTITPGRSQKSYSIDSLLGPISQGLMAPIFLIVYNKIGLSGILIFNSITYLIVAIFECFIDVKENLIKDSKSTFLENLKEGYVYLREEKGIYVIYMKIFFTTVTWGAIMTVMLPYFESKVDLGKDKYIILGIVMTGSRFIIGFLQSIFVTYSSENKFKIYVIINFIIDSLLLFIFISPLYGIYVIWGITGSLGIITITIRTSSLMAYIPGNMRGRLSSISLVLSNMGMLLGSFLGGFIAEKLGYITLGTLVGVLGLIVNVYYFSRYKKSLFLVFRKDL is encoded by the coding sequence ATGAGTAAAATAACATATGAAATAGATATTGCATCTAAGCAGAATAAAGTGTGGAATAAAAATTTTACATTATTAACGATCGGATCTTTTATATCAATGATGGGAAGCTATATGGCTTCTTTGGCTATTAGTTTTACAGTTTTTGATATGACTAAATCTGTGTTTTTATTTGCAATGTTTAATGTAGCATATTATATACCTAAACTAGTTGTAACACCGTTGTTGGGACCAATAATAGATAAATATAGTAGGAAAAAAATAGTAATAGGAACAGACTGCTGTTATTGTTTATTATTTTTTTTACTGCCAGTAATAATATATTTTACAGAATTTAGTTTACCTTTATATTTGGGATTTAATTTTTTAATTAGTTTATTGGATTCGGTGTATTCAGCAGCTTTTACAACATTATTACCAGATACTATAACTCCTGGAAGATCTCAAAAGTCTTATTCTATAGATTCTCTTTTAGGACCAATTTCCCAAGGATTAATGGCTCCTATTTTCTTGATTGTATATAATAAAATAGGACTGTCAGGAATATTGATCTTTAATTCAATAACTTATTTGATTGTGGCAATATTTGAATGCTTTATAGATGTAAAAGAAAACTTGATTAAAGATTCAAAATCTACATTTTTAGAAAATTTAAAGGAAGGATATGTATATTTAAGGGAAGAAAAAGGAATTTATGTTATTTATATGAAAATCTTTTTTACTACTGTTACTTGGGGTGCCATTATGACTGTTATGTTACCTTATTTTGAGTCTAAAGTTGATTTAGGAAAGGATAAATATATTATTTTAGGAATCGTAATGACAGGATCTAGATTTATTATAGGGTTTTTACAGTCAATATTTGTAACATACAGTTCTGAGAATAAGTTTAAAATATATGTAATAATAAATTTTATAATAGATTCATTACTTTTATTTATTTTTATATCTCCTTTGTATGGTATCTATGTTATATGGGGAATAACTGGAAGTTTAGGTATCATAACAATAACAATTAGAACCAGTTCACTAATGGCCTATATCCCAGGAAATATGAGGGGACGTTTATCGAGTATTTCTTTAGTTTTGAGTAATATGGGTATGTTACTAGGGTCATTTTTAGGTGGTTTTATAGCAGAAAAATTAGGTTATATAACTTTAGGCACTTTAGTAGGCGTTTTAGGACTGATTGTAAATGTTTATTATTTTTCCAGGTATAAAAAATCATTGTTTTTAGTTTTTAGAAAAGACTTATAA
- the gcvPB gene encoding aminomethyl-transferring glycine dehydrogenase subunit GcvPB: protein MREYNKLIFEISKKGRCGYSLPEFEVENPVIDSEIPKNLLKTRSVKLPEVSENGVVRHYTRLSNKNFGLDTGFYPLGSCTMKYNPKINEEIARNSKMVNLHPYQPEESVQGALEMMYEVETHLAEVAGMDQVSLQPAAGSHGEMTGLMLIKAYHEKNGDFKRKNIILPDSAHGTNPSSAQIVGYNVIEIKSTPEGDVDVEALKEHLNDELAGFMLTNPSTLGIFESNIKEIATLIHEAGGLLYYDGANMNAIMGKARPGDMGFDVMHYNLHKTFSTPHGGGGPGCGAIGFKNKLAPFQPVPVIEKTNSKYHLNYDKPDSIGKVRSFYGNYGVILRAYAYILTMGGSGLQTASETAVLNANYMMAKLKDHYPIAVNRVCKHEFILTEPEHEKVTTLDIAKRLLDFGYHPPTIYFPLIVKGAMMIEPTETESKETMDEFIDAMIAIKKEMEEDPEIVLSAPTNTLIKRIDEGKAARDIIVTHSW from the coding sequence ATGAGGGAATACAATAAACTTATATTTGAAATTTCTAAAAAAGGAAGATGTGGTTATTCACTACCGGAATTTGAGGTAGAGAATCCTGTTATTGACTCAGAAATACCAAAAAATTTACTAAAAACAAGGTCAGTAAAATTACCAGAAGTAAGTGAAAATGGAGTAGTGAGACACTATACTCGTTTATCTAATAAAAACTTTGGATTAGATACAGGGTTCTACCCTTTGGGGTCTTGTACAATGAAATACAACCCTAAAATAAATGAAGAAATAGCCCGGAACTCTAAGATGGTAAACCTCCATCCTTATCAACCTGAAGAAAGTGTACAGGGAGCTCTTGAAATGATGTATGAGGTGGAAACACATTTGGCTGAAGTCGCCGGGATGGACCAAGTATCTCTCCAGCCTGCAGCAGGTTCCCATGGAGAGATGACAGGACTTATGCTGATAAAAGCTTACCATGAGAAAAATGGTGATTTTAAAAGAAAAAATATAATATTACCTGATTCTGCCCATGGAACAAACCCATCTTCAGCACAAATTGTAGGCTACAATGTAATTGAGATTAAATCAACACCAGAAGGTGATGTAGATGTAGAAGCTCTAAAAGAGCATCTAAATGATGAATTGGCAGGATTCATGTTAACAAATCCAAGTACCCTTGGGATCTTCGAATCAAATATAAAAGAAATAGCGACACTTATACATGAAGCCGGAGGATTGCTCTATTACGACGGAGCAAATATGAACGCAATAATGGGCAAAGCAAGACCTGGAGATATGGGATTTGATGTAATGCATTATAATTTACATAAGACTTTTTCTACTCCACATGGTGGAGGAGGTCCCGGGTGTGGAGCAATAGGATTTAAAAATAAACTTGCCCCTTTTCAGCCTGTACCTGTCATAGAAAAAACAAATAGTAAATATCACCTTAATTATGATAAACCGGATAGTATCGGTAAAGTTCGTAGTTTTTATGGGAATTATGGTGTTATTTTAAGAGCATATGCATATATCTTGACAATGGGTGGAAGCGGCTTACAGACTGCTAGTGAAACTGCAGTTCTCAATGCAAACTATATGATGGCAAAATTAAAGGACCATTACCCTATTGCAGTTAATAGAGTATGTAAGCATGAATTTATATTAACAGAGCCGGAGCATGAAAAGGTAACTACACTTGACATTGCAAAAAGACTTTTAGATTTTGGATACCATCCACCAACAATCTATTTCCCTCTTATTGTAAAAGGAGCTATGATGATAGAACCTACAGAAACAGAGAGTAAAGAAACAATGGATGAGTTTATAGATGCTATGATTGCTATAAAAAAAGAGATGGAGGAAGACCCTGAAATTGTTCTATCAGCACCTACAAACACATTAATTAAAAGAATTGATGAAGGAAAAGCTGCAAGAGATATAATTGTTACTCACTCTTGGTAA